In one window of Methanoculleus chikugoensis DNA:
- a CDS encoding CDGSH iron-sulfur domain-containing protein encodes MKIRVSTNGPYIVTGGVPLMVMEIANDDRGDCRSWQKVREYPLREEYALCRCGHSKNRPFCDGTHAKVHFNGIETAGDEPYLENPTVISGPELELADYEGLCAHARFCLRAGGIWNLTERSDIPDARDTAIDEACNCPSGRLALRDRKSGEAIEPVFEKSIVVIENPARGEHGPLWVRGGIPVESADGRTYTIRNRVTLCGCGRSRNKPFCDGIHIGR; translated from the coding sequence ATGAAGATCCGGGTGAGCACGAATGGCCCGTACATCGTGACCGGGGGTGTCCCGCTCATGGTGATGGAGATCGCCAACGATGACAGGGGCGACTGCCGTTCATGGCAAAAGGTACGGGAGTATCCCCTGCGGGAAGAATATGCCTTATGCCGTTGCGGGCATTCGAAGAACAGACCCTTTTGCGACGGGACGCACGCGAAGGTTCACTTTAACGGTATCGAAACTGCCGGAGATGAACCATATCTTGAGAACCCCACCGTTATCAGCGGGCCGGAACTGGAACTGGCCGATTATGAAGGGCTCTGTGCGCACGCACGGTTCTGCCTGCGGGCCGGGGGAATCTGGAACCTCACGGAGCGGTCCGATATCCCGGACGCCCGGGACACGGCGATAGATGAAGCGTGCAACTGCCCCTCCGGTCGGCTCGCTCTCCGTGATCGAAAGAGCGGTGAGGCGATCGAGCCTGTTTTTGAAAAATCCATTGTCGTGATCGAAAACCCCGCCAGGGGTGAACATGGACCGCTCTGGGTCCGCGGCGGGATCCCTGTCGAGTCCGCCGACGGGAGAACCTACACGATCAGAAACCGGGTTACCCTCTGCGGGTGCGGGAGATCGCGGAATAAGCCGTTCTGCGACGGGATCCACATCGGGCGGTAA
- a CDS encoding RNA-guided pseudouridylation complex pseudouridine synthase subunit Cbf5 encodes MTGQDSSVPESGIVVVDKPRGPSSHQVTAWVGDILGRRVGHAGTLDPQVSGVLIVMFGGAVRLAPVLLSHNKEYVCLMRLHGDASREAVEQAAAEFVGRIYQRPPRKSAVKRNLRIRKIQEIEILDIDGRLVLFRVRCDAGTYIRTLCIHMGYAIGTCAHMEELRRIRSGSFDETAAVTLHELADTAAAAREGDPEPLRRMILPAAAAVADLPKVVIRDTAVDAVCHGAVLAGVGVVGKEGGFAKGETVAIVTGRGELVGLGKGLVNSSALKPGEPGFVVAPSTVLMRAGTYPRGWKAHAGS; translated from the coding sequence TTGACCGGCCAGGACAGTTCCGTCCCGGAATCCGGGATCGTCGTCGTCGACAAGCCGCGGGGGCCGAGCAGCCACCAGGTGACCGCCTGGGTCGGAGATATCCTCGGGCGGCGGGTCGGCCACGCCGGGACGCTCGACCCGCAGGTCTCCGGGGTGCTCATCGTCATGTTCGGCGGCGCCGTCCGGCTCGCCCCGGTTCTCCTCTCGCACAACAAGGAGTATGTCTGCCTGATGCGTCTCCACGGCGACGCCTCCCGGGAGGCCGTGGAGCAGGCGGCAGCGGAGTTCGTCGGCCGGATCTACCAGCGGCCGCCGAGAAAGAGCGCGGTGAAAAGGAACCTCCGGATCAGGAAGATCCAGGAGATCGAGATTCTGGACATAGACGGCCGACTCGTCCTCTTCCGGGTCAGGTGCGACGCCGGGACTTACATCCGGACGCTCTGCATCCATATGGGCTACGCGATTGGAACCTGCGCCCACATGGAGGAACTCCGGAGGATACGCTCGGGATCGTTCGACGAGACCGCCGCCGTCACGCTCCACGAACTCGCGGATACCGCTGCGGCCGCACGGGAGGGCGATCCCGAACCCCTGCGGAGGATGATCCTCCCCGCGGCGGCCGCCGTCGCCGATCTCCCGAAGGTCGTCATCCGCGACACCGCCGTCGACGCCGTCTGCCACGGTGCGGTGCTCGCCGGGGTGGGGGTCGTCGGGAAGGAGGGCGGGTTTGCGAAAGGCGAGACGGTCGCGATCGTGACCGGGCGCGGCGAACTCGTCGGGCTCGGAAAGGGGCTCGTCAATTCGTCGGCGCTGAAGCCCGGGGAACCGGGGTTCGTCGTCGCGCCCTCCACCGTCCTGATGCGGGCCGGCACCTATCCCCGCGGCTGGAAGGCGCACGCCGGGAGCTAA
- a CDS encoding uroporphyrinogen-III synthase, translating to MKIAITRLENKAAGDRALCASYGHDCYTVSPLRAELRPERVDAFVEAVHRGEFDCLFFSSALPAAVVGPKLERWPRVIAIGPKTAEVLREFGIEAEVLPTFYSRDFVPYLGEWLRGRTVGIPRADVPNPGLLGAIAAAGGTVREERVYALVPTGAELTLDAADAVLFTSAMSYREARWQPRDDLLLVAIGEITADAMRAGGHPPAVVGDGSLAGTLEALNRYAEGR from the coding sequence ATGAAGATCGCCATCACCCGGCTCGAAAATAAGGCGGCGGGAGACCGCGCCCTCTGCGCCTCCTACGGCCACGATTGCTACACGGTCTCCCCGCTACGGGCGGAACTCCGGCCCGAGCGGGTCGATGCGTTCGTCGAGGCCGTCCACCGCGGGGAGTTCGACTGCCTCTTCTTCTCAAGCGCCCTCCCCGCCGCGGTCGTCGGGCCGAAACTCGAACGGTGGCCCCGGGTGATCGCCATCGGGCCGAAGACCGCCGAAGTCCTCCGGGAGTTCGGGATCGAGGCGGAGGTCCTCCCCACGTTCTACTCCCGGGACTTCGTCCCCTACCTCGGGGAGTGGCTCCGGGGCCGGACGGTCGGGATCCCGCGGGCAGACGTCCCGAACCCGGGCCTCCTCGGGGCGATCGCCGCGGCCGGGGGAACTGTCCGGGAGGAGCGGGTCTACGCCCTCGTCCCCACGGGTGCCGAACTCACACTTGACGCCGCCGACGCCGTCCTCTTCACGAGCGCCATGTCCTACCGGGAAGCCCGCTGGCAGCCCCGCGACGACCTCCTCCTCGTCGCCATCGGCGAGATCACCGCCGATGCCATGCGGGCCGGCGGGCATCCCCCGGCGGTCGTCGGGGACGGGTCGCTCGCGGGAACCCTTGAAGCGCTGAACCGCTACGCGGAAGGCAGGTGA
- a CDS encoding tripartite tricarboxylate transporter permease — protein sequence MLASIVLGTAVGIGCGAVSGLVPGIHANTVAGVLLSLQALLLAWFDPVFIASAMFSTLVTHTFLDNVPGTFLGIPDADTSLAVLPAHALCLEGRGEEAVRISALGSAAGVAFSLPLALAFVLVLPALQPAIDWGIGLVILAVAGYLIVVSESPGWALAVFSVSGILGLFSLGYSFLAWPTGGESGVLMPLLSGLFGIAVLLQASHGVMPEQHFSGIDLPAGALSRGSLLGSAAGALVGWLPGLSSATANALLTSVVGYDSNPREYILATSAANTVNAFLGLAAFYAISRTRSGVMAAIGALSEIPPATAILLAGALAAVGAYLLTIRLSSMAAWFSGVNITRLNHAVIVFVAVLSLFLCGPFGGLILLLATAVGYVPSLVNIRRVYCMGAIMVPVMVYSFGLA from the coding sequence GTGCTCGCGAGTATCGTGCTCGGGACCGCGGTCGGCATCGGTTGCGGCGCCGTGAGCGGCCTCGTTCCCGGGATCCATGCAAACACCGTGGCGGGCGTTCTCCTCTCCCTCCAGGCGCTCCTGCTCGCCTGGTTCGATCCGGTCTTCATCGCCTCGGCCATGTTCTCCACGCTCGTTACGCACACGTTCCTCGACAACGTCCCGGGCACCTTCCTCGGCATCCCCGACGCCGATACCTCGCTTGCGGTCCTCCCCGCGCATGCCCTCTGCCTCGAAGGCCGGGGAGAGGAGGCCGTCAGGATATCGGCTCTCGGGAGCGCCGCAGGCGTCGCCTTCTCCCTCCCGCTCGCGCTGGCCTTCGTCCTGGTGCTCCCCGCGCTCCAGCCGGCGATCGACTGGGGGATTGGTCTCGTCATCCTCGCCGTCGCCGGCTACCTCATCGTCGTCTCCGAATCCCCGGGGTGGGCGCTCGCGGTCTTTTCGGTCTCGGGTATCCTCGGGCTCTTCTCGCTCGGCTACTCCTTCCTCGCCTGGCCGACGGGCGGCGAGTCCGGGGTGCTGATGCCCCTCCTCTCCGGTCTCTTCGGGATCGCGGTCCTCCTCCAGGCATCGCACGGGGTGATGCCCGAACAGCACTTCTCGGGGATCGATCTTCCCGCAGGCGCTCTTTCCCGGGGTTCCCTCCTCGGCTCGGCCGCCGGCGCTCTCGTCGGCTGGCTTCCGGGCCTCTCGAGCGCCACGGCGAACGCACTTCTCACCTCGGTCGTCGGCTACGACTCCAACCCCCGGGAGTACATCCTTGCAACGAGCGCCGCAAACACCGTGAACGCCTTCCTCGGGCTTGCGGCCTTCTACGCCATATCCCGGACGCGAAGCGGGGTGATGGCGGCGATCGGGGCACTTTCGGAGATCCCGCCGGCGACCGCCATCCTTCTTGCGGGTGCGCTGGCCGCGGTCGGCGCCTATCTCCTGACGATCCGCCTCTCGTCGATGGCCGCGTGGTTCTCCGGCGTGAACATCACGAGACTCAACCACGCCGTCATCGTCTTCGTCGCCGTCCTCTCCCTCTTCCTCTGCGGCCCGTTCGGGGGGCTCATCCTCCTGCTCGCAACCGCCGTCGGCTATGTGCCGTCTCTCGTCAACATCCGCCGGGTCTACTGCATGGGCGCGATCATGGTCCCGGTGATGGTCTACTCCTTCGGTCTTGCCTGA
- a CDS encoding NOP5/NOP56 family protein, which yields MLQRYWFGDVDEEGCRGAGTDPAALAERAAALRTGMDSFVPIDWEAARDCGVVRTREEYIDLLRSVCTVLARKKIARAYQGRDVELLQMVRMLDELDNVINLLSERAAEWYQVTNPSFSRKYRSLPAKKMLTIVRKGAKGGLSDVADEIERLAGARSRLMREVSARADEVMPNTSALIGGLVAARLLSRAGGLATLARMPGSTIQVLGSERALFSHLRGGSPPPKHGIIFQHRRVHNAPKDVRGRVARVLAAKLAIAARLDYYRGEAVPEFLEGAQARIDEAGVEA from the coding sequence ATGCTACAGCGCTACTGGTTCGGGGACGTCGACGAGGAGGGGTGCCGGGGGGCCGGCACCGATCCGGCCGCGCTCGCTGAGCGGGCGGCCGCGCTCCGCACCGGTATGGATTCATTCGTCCCCATCGACTGGGAGGCTGCCCGGGACTGCGGGGTCGTCCGGACACGGGAGGAGTACATCGACCTGCTCCGTTCCGTCTGCACCGTCCTTGCCCGGAAGAAGATCGCCCGGGCATACCAGGGCCGGGACGTCGAACTCCTCCAGATGGTCAGGATGCTCGACGAGCTCGACAACGTCATCAACCTCCTCTCGGAGCGTGCGGCGGAGTGGTACCAGGTCACGAACCCCTCGTTCTCCCGGAAGTACCGCAGTCTCCCGGCGAAGAAGATGCTCACCATCGTCCGGAAAGGAGCGAAAGGCGGCCTATCGGACGTCGCCGACGAGATCGAGCGGCTCGCCGGGGCGCGAAGCCGCCTGATGCGGGAGGTCTCGGCCCGGGCCGACGAGGTGATGCCGAATACGAGCGCACTCATCGGCGGGCTGGTCGCGGCCCGTCTCCTCTCCCGTGCGGGGGGGCTTGCCACACTCGCGAGGATGCCTGGGAGCACCATCCAGGTTCTCGGCTCGGAGCGGGCGCTCTTCTCGCATCTCCGGGGCGGGTCGCCGCCGCCGAAGCACGGGATCATCTTCCAGCACCGCCGGGTCCACAACGCCCCGAAGGATGTGCGGGGCCGGGTGGCCAGGGTGCTTGCGGCGAAACTCGCCATCGCCGCCCGGCTCGACTACTACCGGGGCGAGGCGGTGCCGGAGTTCCTCGAGGGCGCCCAGGCACGGATCGACGAGGCGGGGGTCGAGGCATGA
- a CDS encoding fibrillarin-like rRNA/tRNA 2'-O-methyltransferase gives MIRLGNMLVSPGEGGVYGERTLDGYRVWDPYRSKLAALYTLGGGVELTPEMRVLYLGAANGTTVSHVADYVETVYAVEFAPRPMQDLLEVARRRKNIVPIMADAGRPDEYAPFMEAVDLVYQDVAQPNQVEIAERNLVFLKPGGHLILMLKTRSVDVRQEPAEVLAGARAGLEQRLDVVDARWLDPYHHDHAAIVCTLRE, from the coding sequence ATGATCCGGCTCGGGAACATGCTGGTCTCGCCCGGCGAGGGCGGGGTCTACGGGGAGCGGACGCTCGACGGTTACCGGGTCTGGGACCCCTACCGGAGCAAGCTGGCGGCGCTCTACACCCTCGGCGGCGGGGTGGAACTCACCCCCGAGATGAGGGTGCTCTACCTCGGTGCGGCGAACGGAACCACGGTCTCGCACGTCGCCGACTATGTCGAGACGGTCTACGCGGTGGAGTTTGCGCCCCGGCCGATGCAGGATCTCCTCGAGGTGGCCCGCCGGAGGAAGAACATCGTCCCGATCATGGCCGATGCAGGGAGGCCGGATGAGTATGCCCCGTTCATGGAGGCGGTCGATCTGGTCTACCAGGACGTGGCGCAGCCGAACCAGGTCGAGATCGCGGAGCGGAACCTGGTCTTCCTCAAACCGGGAGGCCACCTAATCCTGATGCTCAAGACCCGGAGCGTGGACGTCCGGCAGGAACCGGCGGAGGTGCTCGCCGGGGCGCGGGCCGGGCTTGAGCAGCGCCTTGATGTCGTGGACGCCCGGTGGCTCGATCCCTACCACCACGACCACGCCGCGATCGTCTGCACCCTCCGGGAGTAG
- a CDS encoding DUF1614 domain-containing protein: MDRVVFNPFSPLMLLFFFGLLALFLLAVIVFPILFLSAIGATFTRLGFTWWQALFILLLTLIGSFINIPVKTLEGRPGAPAYDRYAVMYGRLYRIPQQAPRTVLAVNVGGAVIPVLISLYLLYDSVILSGGYLLFALALAGVAIVTITTKLVARPVPGLGIATPFFIPPLAALFAALILSLFAGGVPAATVIIAYVSGTLGTLIGADLLNLHHIAELGAPTASIGGAGTFDGIFLTGIIAALLA, translated from the coding sequence ATGGACCGGGTAGTCTTCAACCCCTTCTCCCCGCTGATGCTCCTCTTCTTCTTCGGACTGCTCGCTCTCTTTCTCCTCGCCGTCATCGTCTTTCCGATCCTCTTTCTCTCGGCGATCGGGGCGACGTTCACGCGGCTCGGGTTCACCTGGTGGCAGGCGCTCTTCATCCTGCTCCTGACGCTTATCGGGAGTTTCATCAATATCCCGGTGAAGACGCTCGAGGGTCGGCCGGGGGCGCCGGCCTACGACCGCTACGCCGTGATGTACGGGCGGCTCTACCGGATTCCGCAGCAGGCGCCGCGGACGGTCCTCGCGGTCAACGTCGGCGGCGCCGTAATCCCCGTCCTGATATCGCTCTACCTGCTCTATGACTCGGTCATTCTCAGCGGCGGCTACCTGCTCTTCGCACTCGCGCTCGCCGGGGTCGCGATCGTGACGATCACAACGAAGCTCGTCGCCCGCCCGGTGCCGGGCCTCGGGATCGCGACACCGTTCTTTATCCCGCCGCTCGCGGCGCTCTTTGCGGCGCTGATCCTCTCGCTCTTTGCGGGCGGCGTCCCGGCCGCGACGGTGATCATCGCCTACGTGAGCGGGACGCTCGGCACCCTGATCGGTGCGGATCTCTTGAACCTCCACCACATTGCGGAACTGGGGGCGCCGACGGCGAGCATCGGCGGGGCGGGAACGTTCGACGGGATCTTTTTAACCGGGATCATCGCGGCGCTTCTGGCGTGA
- a CDS encoding type II toxin-antitoxin system HicA family toxin has product MPEHRIRPVSWNQLVKNLQTLGFEGPCRGGRHPFMVKGDLVLTIPNPHGREISVDLLVRILRQAGISREE; this is encoded by the coding sequence GTGCCGGAGCATAGGATCAGACCCGTCTCATGGAACCAGTTGGTGAAGAACCTTCAGACCCTGGGATTCGAGGGACCGTGCCGGGGAGGCAGACACCCATTCATGGTGAAAGGAGATCTCGTTCTGACCATCCCAAACCCACACGGGAGAGAGATCAGCGTCGACCTGCTCGTGCGCATCCTCCGGCAGGCGGGCATCTCCCGTGAGGAATAG
- a CDS encoding type II toxin-antitoxin system HicB family antitoxin, whose amino-acid sequence MILEYITAALEHARYEIIEDDEPYYGEIPELPGVFATGRTLEECRRNLAGVIDEWLIIRLRRGLPMPPVAGRTVGEIVRVDTGAGA is encoded by the coding sequence ATGATCCTTGAATATATCACCGCGGCACTCGAACACGCCCGCTACGAGATCATCGAGGACGATGAACCGTATTACGGAGAGATCCCGGAACTTCCCGGGGTCTTTGCAACCGGCAGGACGCTGGAAGAGTGCAGGAGAAACCTTGCCGGCGTCATCGACGAATGGTTGATCATACGGCTCCGGCGCGGCCTCCCGATGCCCCCTGTCGCCGGCCGCACAGTGGGCGAGATCGTCAGGGTTGATACGGGTGCCGGAGCATAG
- a CDS encoding TIM barrel protein encodes MIDHNLGGTVRLDDEGTLALLAGLYDDGAIRHIQVQAVPLSRQFFLERLDRIAATGIPVVIHAPHHNHGVNPCAPAAYDDRPPAMIEAHIEEEMNRTYEAADALGAETIVLHAGRYEPGGRLAAVEEFAGFLDRHADPRFVLENLPAVYAGYPLLGNTAGELAALAGTRITRFCLDFPHLACTANYRRLSFAAELERFEDLDVALHHLSNIRRNSITDEHLALDHPDGGLDLSAVFARLRRHPAVPTTLEYKEDSADVYARQVRVFAGLWDRAVE; translated from the coding sequence ATGATTGATCACAATCTCGGCGGCACCGTGCGCCTCGACGACGAAGGGACGCTTGCCCTGCTCGCGGGCCTCTACGACGACGGCGCAATCCGGCACATCCAGGTGCAGGCCGTCCCCCTGTCCCGGCAGTTCTTCCTCGAACGCCTCGACCGGATCGCCGCGACCGGCATCCCGGTTGTCATCCACGCGCCCCACCACAACCACGGCGTCAACCCCTGCGCCCCGGCAGCCTACGACGACCGCCCTCCTGCGATGATCGAAGCGCATATCGAGGAGGAGATGAACCGGACGTATGAGGCCGCCGACGCCCTCGGCGCGGAGACGATCGTCCTCCACGCGGGCCGATACGAACCGGGCGGGAGGCTCGCCGCCGTTGAAGAGTTCGCCGGGTTCCTCGACCGCCACGCCGATCCCCGCTTCGTCCTCGAGAACCTCCCCGCCGTCTACGCCGGCTACCCCCTCCTCGGGAACACCGCCGGAGAACTCGCGGCGCTTGCGGGCACCAGGATCACCCGGTTCTGCCTCGACTTCCCCCACCTCGCCTGCACTGCAAACTACCGCCGTCTCTCGTTTGCGGCTGAACTGGAACGGTTCGAAGACCTTGACGTGGCCCTCCACCACCTCTCGAACATCCGCCGGAACTCGATCACCGACGAGCACCTCGCACTCGACCACCCTGACGGCGGCCTCGATCTCTCAGCGGTCTTCGCCCGGCTGCGGCGGCACCCCGCCGTCCCGACGACCCTCGAGTACAAGGAGGACTCGGCGGATGTCTACGCCCGGCAGGTGCGGGTCTTTGCCGGGCTCTGGGACCGTGCCGTGGAGTGA
- a CDS encoding thymidylate synthase, producing the protein MRIIRAPTLARAHELAVRTVLEKGWVLDTENDEATIECDELALEVESPESEPMASPASRFQQRFLDVYAENLLKGSDAKFEYDYHRRLFDWGETLTVNGEDVHVDQIDYIARKLAAAPNSRRAVAITWNPVVDENLDDCPCLQLVQCLLRDGKLQMKVVFRSNDILSAAGSNMYALVRLQKMIADRLGVPCGRYTHIALVPHVYYRRDLNDIEPFCKSGAEIRPVAEVCRACGKCPRSSGA; encoded by the coding sequence ATGCGGATCATTCGGGCGCCTACGCTCGCACGGGCACACGAACTGGCGGTCAGGACCGTCCTCGAGAAAGGATGGGTGCTGGATACCGAGAACGACGAGGCGACGATCGAGTGCGATGAACTCGCGCTGGAGGTGGAGTCGCCGGAGAGCGAGCCGATGGCAAGCCCCGCCTCCCGGTTCCAGCAGCGGTTCCTGGACGTCTACGCCGAGAACCTCCTCAAGGGTTCCGACGCGAAGTTCGAGTACGACTACCACCGGCGGCTCTTCGACTGGGGCGAAACCCTCACGGTGAACGGCGAGGACGTCCACGTCGACCAGATCGACTACATCGCCCGGAAACTCGCCGCCGCACCGAACTCCCGGCGGGCGGTCGCGATCACCTGGAACCCCGTCGTCGACGAGAACCTGGACGACTGCCCCTGCCTCCAGCTCGTCCAGTGCCTGTTGCGGGACGGGAAACTCCAGATGAAGGTCGTCTTCCGGAGCAACGATATCCTCTCCGCCGCCGGCTCCAACATGTATGCGCTCGTCCGCCTCCAGAAGATGATCGCGGACCGGCTTGGCGTGCCCTGCGGGCGCTACACGCATATCGCGCTCGTCCCCCACGTATACTACCGCCGGGATCTCAACGATATCGAGCCTTTTTGCAAATCAGGCGCCGAAATCAGGCCTGTTGCCGAGGTCTGCCGGGCCTGCGGGAAGTGCCCGCGCTCGTCCGGGGCATAA